GCGAGTACAAGGCGGTGGTGGAGGAACTGGCTGAAACGCGGGAGCTCGCCGCCGGCGACGACGACGACCTGCGCGAGCTGGCCGAGCAGGAGTTGAGCATCCTGGAAGAGCGCCGGGACACGCTCCTGGGCGCAATCAAGGTGCTGCTGCTGCCCAAGGATCCGAACGACGAGAAGAACGTCGTGCTGGAGATCCGGGCCGGCACCGGCGGCGACGAGGCGGGCCTGTTCGCCTCGGACCTCTTCCGCATGTACCAGCGCTTCGCCGAGGAGCAGGGCTGGCGCGTCGAGGTGCTCTCGTCCAACGAGACCGGCGTCGGCGCGATCAAGGAGGTCGTGGCGCTGATCGAGGGCAAGCGCGTCTACAGCCGCCTCAAGTACGAGAGCGGCGTGCATCGCGTGCAGCGGGTCCCGAGCACCGAGGCGAGCGGGCGTATCCACACTTCCACCGCCACCGTGGCGGTGCTGCCGGAAGCCGAGGAGGTCGACATCCGGATCGATCCCAAGGACCTGCGCATCGACACGTTCTGTTCCAGCGGTCCGGGCGGCCAGAGCGTCAACACGACGTACTCGGCGGTCCGCATCACCCACCTGCCGACCGGACTCGTCGTCTCGCAGCAGGACGAGAAGTCCCAAATCAAGAACAAGGCCAAGGCCATGAAGGTGCTGCGGTCGCGCCTCTACGAAATCGAGCTGCAGCGGCAACAGTCCGAGATCGCCAGCGACCGGCGCGGGCAGGTCGGCACCGGCGAACGTTCGGAGAAGATCCGCACCTACAACTTCCCCCAGAACCGCATCACCGATCACCGCATCGGCTTCACGACCCACCGGCTGCCCGAGGTGCTGGCCGGCGATCTGGGGGAGCTCGTCGAGACCGTCGTCACCCACTACCAGTCCGAGAAGCTGAAGTCGGAGAAAGAGGCGGCGCCGGCGTGACGGAGCCGCGCGCGGGCGACGGGGCGACGTCCCTGGTCGACCGGGTGGCGCGGGCGCGGAACTGCCTCGCGCGCGCGGGAATCGCCGCAGACGAGGCGCAGATCGACGCGGAGGTCCTGGCCCGTCACGCACTCGGGTGGGATCGCGCGGCTTGGCTCGCCCGCCGCCGCGACCCCGCGCCCCCGAGCTTCGAGACGCGGTACGCGCCGCTGGTCGCGCGCCGGCGGCAGCGCGAGCCGGTCTCGTGCATCACCCGGCGCCGCGAGTTCTGGGGGCTCGCCTTCGCGGTCGGCCCCGCGGTGCTGACGCCGCGCCCGGAGACCGAGCTGATCGTCGAGGCCGCGGTCGAGCTGCTCGGCGATCGCCGGGGGGCGCCGCTCCGGATCGCCGACGTCGGGACCGGGTCCGGCTGTCTCGCGGTGACCCTCGCCCGCGAGTTCCCACGGGCCTCGGTGACCGGGATCGACATCTCGCCGGCCGCGCTGGCCGTGGCCCGTCGGAACGCGGCAGCGCACGGCGTCGCCGGCCGCATCGCCTGGATCGAGGGCACGCTCGGCGACTGGCTGGCCGGATCCTTCACCGAAGATGGCGACGGGATCGATCTGCTGGTTGCGAACCTGCCCTACGTTCCGACCCGCGA
The window above is part of the Acidobacteriota bacterium genome. Proteins encoded here:
- the prmC gene encoding peptide chain release factor N(5)-glutamine methyltransferase; the protein is MARARNCLARAGIAADEAQIDAEVLARHALGWDRAAWLARRRDPAPPSFETRYAPLVARRRQREPVSCITRRREFWGLAFAVGPAVLTPRPETELIVEAAVELLGDRRGAPLRIADVGTGSGCLAVTLAREFPRASVTGIDISPAALAVARRNAAAHGVAGRIAWIEGTLGDWLAGSFTEDGDGIDLLVANLPYVPTRDLGSLPPEVRLHEPRIALDGGPDGLDPLRGLLRAAPAGLDPDARLLVEMGTGQADALRELVAAASGVELLDIRPDLQGIPRTAVIAADRSVDAAIA
- the prfA gene encoding peptide chain release factor 1, whose product is MFDKLQAIEERYDKLMALIANPAVQADQQEYRRHTRALSEIQPLVEQFREYKAVVEELAETRELAAGDDDDLRELAEQELSILEERRDTLLGAIKVLLLPKDPNDEKNVVLEIRAGTGGDEAGLFASDLFRMYQRFAEEQGWRVEVLSSNETGVGAIKEVVALIEGKRVYSRLKYESGVHRVQRVPSTEASGRIHTSTATVAVLPEAEEVDIRIDPKDLRIDTFCSSGPGGQSVNTTYSAVRITHLPTGLVVSQQDEKSQIKNKAKAMKVLRSRLYEIELQRQQSEIASDRRGQVGTGERSEKIRTYNFPQNRITDHRIGFTTHRLPEVLAGDLGELVETVVTHYQSEKLKSEKEAAPA